The uncultured Methanomethylovorans sp. genome contains a region encoding:
- a CDS encoding phenylalanine--tRNA ligase subunit alpha, producing the protein MNHQYNLTTNEKIVLINLGKQENSTPAELAQMSGLKVETVVQSAFMLQEKRLADVLEKVLETYGLTSEGEEYAKCGLPERQMISVISGPASLEELKGKVSPKIVGIATGWLRRKGWANIEQGNVVPSGKADIGDDEKALANLNIGKVTLEELGVNNITLQDLIKRKLVSRNEEKLRSVVLTPAGQELVLEGISLEEEFAQLTSEMLKSGEWKEKNFRPYNIHTSPRAVYGAKIHPYQRLIDQMRQIFLEMGFTEIKGDIVQSSFWNFDALFQPQDHPAREMQDTFHLIETSELPEDYKDKVCAMHEHGGDLESRGWGGKWSEEIACKNVLRTHTTAVTIKYLADNPEPPIKAFSIDRAYRRETIDPTHTPEFEQLEGVVMDKDMTFANLLGLLSEFYHRMGFKDVRFRPGYFPYTEPSVEPEVYVEGLGWVELGGAGVFRKEVTDPLGIKCPVLAWGLGVSRLAMLKLDLKDLRELYQSDIDWLRKTPSPRL; encoded by the coding sequence ATGAACCACCAGTATAATCTTACTACTAACGAGAAAATTGTTCTGATAAATCTGGGGAAGCAAGAGAATTCAACCCCTGCAGAACTTGCGCAGATGTCTGGGCTAAAGGTAGAGACTGTGGTCCAGTCTGCTTTTATGCTGCAGGAGAAAAGGCTTGCTGATGTGTTGGAAAAGGTTCTAGAGACCTATGGCCTTACTTCCGAAGGTGAAGAATATGCGAAGTGTGGTCTTCCTGAAAGACAAATGATCTCAGTTATTTCCGGTCCAGCTTCTCTTGAAGAACTGAAAGGAAAAGTATCGCCTAAAATAGTGGGCATTGCTACCGGATGGCTTCGCCGCAAAGGATGGGCCAATATCGAGCAGGGAAATGTGGTTCCTTCGGGGAAGGCTGATATTGGTGATGATGAAAAAGCTCTTGCTAATTTAAACATTGGCAAGGTTACACTTGAGGAGCTGGGAGTGAACAATATTACTCTCCAGGATCTCATAAAACGCAAACTTGTGAGTCGGAATGAAGAGAAGTTAAGATCGGTTGTTCTGACTCCAGCTGGCCAGGAACTTGTGCTTGAGGGTATATCTCTGGAGGAAGAGTTTGCTCAACTTACTTCCGAGATGCTCAAGAGCGGGGAATGGAAAGAAAAAAACTTCAGGCCTTATAACATTCATACTTCTCCGCGAGCTGTTTATGGAGCAAAGATCCATCCATATCAGCGTCTCATTGACCAGATGCGTCAAATATTCCTGGAAATGGGCTTCACCGAAATAAAAGGTGACATTGTTCAGAGCTCGTTCTGGAACTTCGATGCCCTTTTCCAGCCCCAGGATCATCCCGCCAGGGAGATGCAAGACACTTTTCACCTTATAGAAACTTCGGAACTTCCGGAGGACTACAAAGACAAGGTGTGTGCCATGCATGAGCATGGGGGAGACCTTGAATCAAGGGGCTGGGGCGGTAAGTGGAGCGAAGAGATCGCCTGCAAGAACGTCCTCAGGACTCATACCACTGCTGTAACCATCAAATATCTTGCTGATAATCCGGAACCTCCTATCAAGGCATTTTCTATTGACAGGGCATACCGCAGGGAAACCATCGATCCAACTCACACTCCGGAATTCGAGCAACTGGAAGGTGTGGTAATGGATAAGGATATGACATTTGCCAATCTGTTGGGTCTACTTTCAGAGTTCTATCACAGAATGGGTTTCAAGGATGTACGCTTCAGGCCAGGCTACTTCCCATACACTGAACCCAGTGTGGAACCAGAGGTTTACGTTGAGGGGCTTGGCTGGGTCGAGCTTGGAGGTGCAGGCGTGTTCAGAAAGGAAGTTACTGACCCCCTTGGTATCAAGTGCCCTGTGCTTGCCTGGGGCCTTGGAGTAAGCCGTCTGGCAATGCTTAAACTCGACCTTAAGGACCTGCGTGAACTGTATCAGTCTGACATTGATTGGTTACGCAAAACTCCTTCTCCGAGGCTCTAA
- a CDS encoding MogA/MoaB family molybdenum cofactor biosynthesis protein, translated as MQSSTSLSHKQDIKGNIRFALITVSTSRFNKYGSARSPQEAEDVSGNLMCSLVKESGHEVVSYSLVPDNEIDIKDLISRMLDEDVNVIVTSGGTGLSPDDVTIEAIAPIFHKEIQGFGEYFRYLSIGQIGSSVVLTRACAGIVNNKVIFCLPGSPNAVKLAFSEIILPEAGHILKHVGRTA; from the coding sequence ATGCAATCCTCAACCTCACTATCCCACAAACAAGATATAAAAGGAAACATACGATTCGCACTCATAACAGTTTCAACATCACGATTCAATAAATATGGTTCCGCAAGATCCCCACAAGAAGCTGAAGACGTATCCGGGAACCTTATGTGTAGTTTAGTGAAAGAGAGTGGACATGAAGTAGTATCATATTCATTGGTTCCGGACAATGAAATTGACATAAAGGATTTAATTTCCCGCATGCTAGATGAAGATGTAAATGTGATAGTAACCAGTGGAGGAACTGGACTCAGTCCAGATGATGTGACTATAGAAGCTATAGCGCCTATATTCCATAAGGAAATACAGGGTTTTGGCGAATACTTCAGGTATCTTAGTATCGGGCAAATAGGTAGTTCTGTAGTTCTTACAAGAGCTTGTGCCGGAATAGTGAATAACAAAGTGATATTTTGCCTTCCTGGATCACCAAATGCAGTAAAGCTTGCATTTTCAGAAATAATTCTGCCAGAAGCAGGCCATATTTTGAAGCATGTTGGAAGAACAGCATGA
- a CDS encoding tryptophan--tRNA ligase yields MNVKLDPWSSTNIVDYSKLFEEFGIMPFDGLYSSIEDPHRLMRRKVIFGHRSYEHVLDAMHNKEPFAVMSGFMPSGRIHLGHKMVMEEIIWHQQKGADAFVGIADREAHSVRGISWEKCRDTGINEYLVSLIALGFEPHGHIYFQSTSDNVKDLSFELGSKANFSELSAIYGFTGETSLSHMVSAVTQSADILHPQLEEYGGPKPTVIPVGADQDPHIRLTRGLGHKMNMFKIESREDKDGNHYFSIRSKAAPGGALEELHDLIPGNTKLFEGHLDVLGADNFEQLLKVVREVELRYGGYAFVPPAATYHRFMSGLQGGKMSSSIPESHIALLDDPKEGAKKVKRAKTGGRMSLEEQKKLGGEPEKCSVYDLLLFHLIEDDQELLQIREECITGQRTCGSCKNLAAERMEKFLKDHQEKREIARGRLDEYGL; encoded by the coding sequence ATGAATGTAAAACTTGATCCATGGAGCTCAACGAACATCGTAGATTATTCCAAATTATTTGAGGAATTTGGCATAATGCCGTTTGATGGCTTATACTCCAGTATAGAAGATCCTCACAGGTTAATGCGAAGAAAAGTGATCTTCGGCCATCGCAGTTATGAGCATGTGCTTGATGCAATGCACAATAAAGAACCATTCGCTGTAATGAGTGGATTCATGCCATCGGGGAGAATCCATCTTGGGCATAAGATGGTTATGGAAGAAATAATATGGCATCAGCAGAAGGGTGCAGATGCATTTGTGGGAATCGCTGACCGTGAAGCTCACTCCGTAAGGGGAATTTCATGGGAAAAATGCAGGGATACAGGCATCAATGAGTACCTAGTGAGTCTCATAGCCCTTGGTTTTGAACCTCATGGGCACATTTATTTCCAGTCCACTTCGGATAATGTGAAAGATCTTTCTTTTGAACTCGGTTCAAAGGCTAATTTTTCAGAACTAAGTGCTATCTATGGATTTACAGGAGAAACAAGTCTCTCTCATATGGTAAGTGCAGTAACGCAGAGTGCTGACATTCTTCATCCTCAGCTTGAAGAGTATGGAGGTCCAAAACCGACTGTCATCCCGGTTGGTGCTGATCAGGACCCACACATCCGTCTGACTCGTGGACTTGGACACAAGATGAACATGTTCAAAATAGAAAGCAGGGAAGATAAAGACGGTAATCATTATTTCAGTATACGCAGTAAAGCAGCTCCAGGAGGCGCACTGGAGGAGCTACATGATCTAATTCCCGGAAACACGAAGCTCTTCGAAGGCCATCTGGATGTTCTTGGTGCTGACAACTTTGAGCAGTTATTAAAGGTTGTCAGGGAAGTTGAACTTCGTTATGGTGGATATGCATTTGTCCCTCCAGCAGCCACTTATCATCGTTTCATGTCAGGGCTTCAGGGTGGGAAGATGTCAAGTAGCATCCCTGAAAGCCACATAGCTCTTCTTGATGATCCTAAGGAAGGGGCGAAAAAGGTAAAACGTGCAAAGACAGGAGGACGTATGAGCCTTGAGGAGCAAAAGAAACTGGGCGGAGAGCCAGAAAAATGCTCTGTTTATGACCTTTTGCTTTTCCATCTCATAGAGGATGACCAGGAACTTTTGCAGATACGTGAGGAATGTATCACAGGGCAGAGGACCTGTGGCAGTTGTAAGAACCTTGCTGCTGAAAGGATGGAGAAGTTCCTGAAGGATCACCAGGAAAAAAGGGAAATTGCTAGGGGAAGACTTGATGAGTACGGCTTATAA
- a CDS encoding translation initiation factor IF-2 subunit beta, whose amino-acid sequence MDSYEKLLDRALADLPDMETTGERFVVPEPRVLVEGKTTILDNFGNIADVFNRDPDHLMKYLTRELGTAGKIEGSRAVFQGRFTKEMLKSNIDAYVEEYVICSECGRPDTQLVKVDRVLMLRCSACGGHRPVKKRRVVAQAPKDELEEGKEYELMIDSVGSKGDGIAKLSKYTIFVPNTSKGQTVKAKIKRISGNLAFAEKV is encoded by the coding sequence ATGGATAGCTATGAAAAGTTGCTTGACCGCGCGTTAGCCGACCTGCCAGACATGGAAACCACCGGTGAACGTTTTGTGGTTCCCGAACCCAGAGTATTGGTTGAAGGAAAAACTACCATTCTGGACAATTTTGGCAACATAGCGGATGTGTTCAACAGGGACCCGGACCACTTGATGAAATATCTGACCCGTGAACTCGGTACTGCAGGTAAGATTGAAGGAAGCAGGGCTGTATTCCAGGGTCGTTTCACCAAAGAGATGCTAAAGTCCAACATAGATGCCTATGTTGAAGAATACGTCATCTGTTCCGAATGTGGTCGTCCCGATACACAGCTTGTGAAAGTTGACCGGGTGCTCATGCTCAGATGTTCTGCATGTGGTGGCCACAGGCCAGTCAAAAAGAGACGTGTTGTAGCTCAGGCCCCGAAAGATGAGCTCGAAGAAGGAAAGGAATATGAACTGATGATCGATTCCGTTGGTTCAAAGGGTGATGGAATAGCTAAGTTATCCAAATACACTATATTTGTTCCTAACACTTCTAAAGGGCAGACTGTAAAAGCTAAGATCAAGAGGATAAGTGGTAATCTGGCTTTTGCGGAGAAGGTTTAA
- the crcB gene encoding fluoride efflux transporter CrcB, producing the protein MSRDWDLKDLLAIGCGGFLGAVARFMFMQSLTSVPGTLAVNVLGSFCLGLLMYHNEFLGYVPTHTRLFLGIGFLGAFTTFSSFAVSAFQMSFAASVIFICANLIPGLFGVFMGRACMVYLGRRR; encoded by the coding sequence ATGTCCAGAGATTGGGATTTAAAAGATCTCCTGGCAATAGGCTGCGGAGGGTTTCTGGGTGCAGTAGCCAGGTTCATGTTCATGCAGAGCCTGACCTCTGTTCCAGGCACTTTGGCAGTCAATGTACTTGGAAGCTTTTGCCTTGGTTTACTGATGTATCACAATGAGTTTCTGGGTTATGTTCCTACACATACTCGCCTGTTTTTGGGTATAGGTTTCTTGGGCGCGTTCACTACCTTCTCAAGTTTTGCTGTGTCTGCTTTTCAGATGAGCTTTGCGGCTTCTGTGATATTCATTTGTGCCAATTTGATACCAGGTTTGTTTGGTGTTTTTATGGGAAGGGCCTGTATGGTCTATCTGGGAAGGAGGAGGTAG
- a CDS encoding molybdopterin molybdotransferase MoeA — protein sequence MDRIFKERMPVHLAKEQFLNSISPITKTETISIRECPGRVLATHTIAPRNVPHFRRSAMDGYAMRAADTLGASPLNPVMLQLSDVVEEGTCARVGTGQYMPEGADAVMMVEDTVSMGDMVEIRAQLHPGKNVGDIGEDIRKNEILFNKGHLLRACDVGVLASLGIQEVKVYCKPVVAIIPVGDDLVPLSYTELPPAGKSLESNSLMIGLYVEKWGGVPQYHDIVPEDVGQIQQAINNVIDADLLVISGGTSVGEKDFVPGVVASMGELPVHGVGLSPGKPTALGWVNNKPVVCMPGYPAAGLVALFVFGRPALRKVANAPDVPDIKTEAQLSSKITSREGYLSYARVILDGKIAHPLMTAGAGILSSIAKSQGFVIIPEHVEGYEKESKVDVVLIE from the coding sequence ATGGACAGAATATTCAAGGAGCGTATGCCAGTGCATCTGGCAAAGGAACAATTCCTGAACTCCATTTCTCCTATTACAAAGACTGAAACGATCAGTATCCGGGAATGTCCCGGAAGGGTACTGGCCACACATACCATAGCTCCCAGGAATGTGCCTCATTTCAGGCGGTCTGCAATGGACGGCTATGCCATGAGGGCTGCGGACACTCTTGGTGCATCTCCTCTTAATCCTGTGATGTTACAGCTTTCCGATGTTGTCGAAGAAGGCACATGTGCAAGGGTAGGCACCGGCCAGTATATGCCCGAAGGTGCTGATGCGGTGATGATGGTAGAGGATACTGTATCCATGGGGGATATGGTCGAAATACGGGCTCAACTGCACCCTGGTAAGAATGTGGGTGACATAGGAGAGGACATCCGTAAGAATGAGATCCTTTTCAACAAAGGTCATCTACTGCGGGCATGTGATGTAGGAGTATTGGCATCTCTTGGAATTCAGGAAGTAAAAGTGTATTGTAAGCCAGTGGTTGCCATAATTCCGGTTGGCGATGATCTTGTACCTCTCTCGTACACAGAGTTGCCACCGGCCGGTAAGAGCCTGGAGAGCAATAGTCTCATGATAGGTCTTTATGTGGAAAAATGGGGTGGTGTACCTCAATATCATGATATAGTGCCGGAAGATGTTGGTCAGATTCAGCAGGCTATTAATAATGTCATAGATGCAGACCTGCTGGTGATTTCCGGCGGTACGTCAGTGGGAGAAAAAGACTTCGTGCCCGGGGTTGTGGCTTCCATGGGAGAATTGCCGGTGCATGGTGTGGGTCTGAGTCCGGGGAAACCCACTGCTCTTGGTTGGGTAAATAACAAACCGGTCGTATGTATGCCAGGTTATCCGGCTGCAGGTCTTGTGGCATTGTTTGTGTTTGGCAGGCCCGCACTCAGAAAGGTGGCAAATGCTCCGGATGTGCCGGATATCAAAACAGAGGCGCAACTGAGTTCCAAAATCACTTCTCGTGAAGGTTATCTCAGTTATGCCCGAGTGATACTCGACGGTAAGATCGCTCATCCCCTGATGACTGCAGGGGCTGGTATCCTTAGTTCGATTGCTAAATCCCAGGGATTTGTTATCATACCTGAGCATGTTGAAGGATATGAGAAAGAAAGCAAAGTAGATGTCGTGCTGATCGAATAG
- a CDS encoding YhbY family RNA-binding protein, with translation MDKDKLYELKAEASQLKPIMNIGKNGITDTVVGEIKKHLKANRMIKLKMLKSSREEKDTESIANELASATASQIVEIRGNNVVLYK, from the coding sequence ATGGATAAAGACAAATTATATGAATTGAAAGCAGAAGCTTCACAACTGAAGCCAATTATGAACATCGGTAAGAACGGGATCACTGACACAGTAGTCGGAGAGATCAAGAAGCACCTCAAAGCTAACCGTATGATAAAACTAAAAATGCTAAAAAGCTCAAGGGAAGAAAAAGATACAGAATCAATTGCAAATGAGCTTGCAAGTGCTACAGCCTCACAAATAGTAGAAATAAGAGGTAATAACGTAGTATTGTACAAGTAA
- a CDS encoding transposase produces the protein MEFRELSDDQWKFIKPHLPPQPITGRKRADDRKVINGILFVLITGCRWGDMPAIYGSQATAWRRLKRWSEEGIWNEIMESLRDSAYQKGKFSLDTVCIDSSFIETKKGEMTPRTTVTRKEKA, from the coding sequence ATGGAATTCAGAGAACTCTCTGATGATCAATGGAAGTTTATAAAGCCACACTTGCCACCACAACCAATTACCGGAAGAAAGAGAGCTGATGACCGTAAGGTCATCAATGGTATTCTCTTTGTTCTGATAACAGGTTGCAGATGGGGAGATATGCCAGCTATTTATGGTTCCCAGGCAACTGCCTGGAGAAGGCTGAAAAGGTGGTCAGAGGAAGGTATATGGAACGAGATAATGGAATCCCTTCGGGATTCCGCTTACCAGAAAGGTAAGTTCTCATTGGATACAGTGTGTATCGATAGCAGTTTCATCGAAACTAAAAAAGGGGAGATGACTCCTCGTACAACGGTCACAAGAAAAGAAAAGGCATAA
- a CDS encoding 50S ribosomal protein L16 — MVRKPASMYRNVRQRSFTRRKYMGGVPGSQVIHYDMGSKSEDFPVILSLISKERCQIRHTALEAARITANRAIMAAAGRTGFHLKLRVYPHEVLRENKQATGAGADRVSSGMRGAYGKNVGTAARVSAGQKIFTISVNKENYLIAKDALRRAGHKLPTPVRIVIDQGLELVQ; from the coding sequence ATGGTAAGAAAGCCAGCAAGTATGTACAGGAACGTCAGACAACGTTCATTCACCCGCAGGAAATATATGGGTGGTGTTCCGGGAAGCCAGGTCATCCACTACGACATGGGTAGCAAAAGTGAGGATTTCCCCGTAATACTCTCCCTTATTTCCAAAGAGAGATGTCAGATCAGGCACACTGCTCTTGAAGCTGCCCGTATCACTGCTAACAGGGCTATTATGGCTGCAGCCGGACGTACAGGCTTCCACCTGAAGCTCAGGGTATATCCTCATGAGGTTCTAAGAGAGAATAAGCAGGCAACAGGCGCAGGTGCGGACCGTGTGTCAAGCGGTATGAGAGGTGCCTACGGAAAGAATGTGGGAACTGCTGCCAGAGTATCTGCAGGACAGAAGATCTTTACAATATCTGTAAACAAAGAGAATTACCTTATTGCTAAGGATGCTCTTAGGCGTGCAGGTCATAAACTCCCCACACCTGTGAGGATAGTAATTGACCAGGGATTGGAACTTGTACAGTAA
- a CDS encoding recombinase RecA: MTGYSLGIKELDEILGSIREGTNIMIIGPPMSSKDELLNLIVYNGLMNGNSSIIVSTREPGERFFEWFDRNGINLTESNIGVVDCVTKTLGMGAPETERIKRASSPVDLTGIGVKISQFFEDFVMKKRMQNRLCINSLSTILMYSNLQTVFKFLHVFTGRVKAANGLGIYVVEEGMHDQQTITTLQQLFDGMIEIRASGEHHCIRVVGLTPKPTPWFEYEIDGSHLQLRDCK, encoded by the coding sequence ATGACAGGATATTCATTAGGCATCAAAGAGCTGGATGAGATCCTTGGTAGTATCAGGGAGGGAACTAATATCATGATAATAGGCCCTCCCATGAGTTCTAAAGATGAACTTCTTAACCTCATCGTTTACAACGGCCTTATGAATGGTAATTCATCTATAATTGTATCCACCCGGGAACCAGGGGAAAGGTTCTTTGAGTGGTTCGATCGCAATGGAATTAACTTAACAGAATCTAACATAGGTGTCGTTGATTGCGTTACCAAGACGCTTGGAATGGGAGCACCTGAGACCGAAAGGATCAAGCGTGCTTCCAGTCCCGTAGACTTGACGGGCATTGGCGTGAAGATAAGTCAGTTCTTTGAAGACTTCGTGATGAAAAAGAGGATGCAAAATAGACTTTGTATCAATTCCCTTTCAACGATCTTAATGTATTCCAACCTTCAGACAGTGTTCAAATTCCTTCATGTGTTCACCGGAAGAGTGAAAGCAGCAAATGGATTGGGGATATATGTTGTTGAAGAAGGAATGCATGATCAACAAACCATAACCACTCTTCAGCAGCTTTTTGATGGCATGATCGAGATCCGTGCAAGCGGAGAACATCACTGCATAAGGGTGGTAGGATTAACTCCAAAACCAACACCTTGGTTTGAATACGAGATAGATGGCAGCCACCTGCAACTAAGAGACTGTAAGTGA
- a CDS encoding ubiquitin-like small modifier protein 1, with the protein MTEVKVRLFANLKEIAGTSELKLGGETVLEVLEALVRQFPGLKDRIFESAASDHRLCGYVNVFLNGDNITHLDGLNTKVSDCDELGVLPPVSGG; encoded by the coding sequence ATGACAGAGGTTAAGGTAAGGCTCTTTGCAAACCTTAAAGAGATAGCAGGGACGTCCGAGTTGAAGCTCGGGGGCGAAACTGTGCTTGAGGTGCTGGAAGCCCTTGTGAGGCAATTCCCAGGCCTTAAGGACAGGATCTTTGAATCAGCTGCTTCTGATCACAGATTATGCGGATATGTTAATGTTTTTCTCAACGGTGACAATATCACTCATCTTGATGGCCTTAACACAAAGGTCAGCGACTGCGATGAGCTGGGTGTATTGCCTCCTGTATCCGGCGGGTGA
- a CDS encoding radical SAM protein: MNSTELSSEGPETNINLVSIPGLTIKLHKSDAFIKLEAKGGLKRACTPFLDMINSRLKDEKPALVTEDYIVASTWLPPIPSKVFNRLLLAEVQTALGRYVPETVSFEITRKCKCQCAHCVISGGEGELDTSTVKKVIDEALDMGAFIITFTEGDPMLREDIFELIEYVNKERAIVNMYTPGTEMTQEAAKKLKEAGLYNLLISIYSTDPTKHDEVRRLDGAFDKATSAIKMGLKAGLLVTMCTHVSPKNIDDLPTMYEMAASLGVHEFSLWESIPKKPEDPILSDLQRKYILDFYQRINSTKGGPRIFANTYFEGRMVGCMAGQRWMHLCVEGSVKPCPYIPFSYGNVREESLKDIWKKIRKSSHYRGEHYSCKMHEPAFLELVRNIPQGESVPYDFRLLGK, encoded by the coding sequence ATGAATTCCACTGAACTTTCATCAGAAGGTCCTGAAACGAATATCAATCTGGTGTCAATACCTGGACTTACCATTAAATTACATAAGAGTGATGCATTTATCAAACTCGAAGCAAAAGGTGGGCTAAAAAGGGCTTGTACTCCTTTCCTTGATATGATAAATTCCCGTCTGAAGGACGAAAAACCTGCTCTTGTTACAGAAGATTATATTGTTGCTTCTACCTGGCTTCCGCCTATTCCTAGCAAAGTTTTTAATCGGCTGTTGCTTGCTGAGGTTCAGACGGCACTTGGAAGGTATGTGCCTGAAACTGTTTCCTTTGAGATCACGCGCAAATGTAAATGCCAGTGTGCGCATTGCGTCATAAGTGGTGGTGAAGGCGAGCTTGACACTTCTACTGTAAAAAAGGTTATTGATGAAGCACTAGATATGGGGGCTTTCATAATTACTTTTACAGAAGGGGATCCCATGCTCCGTGAGGACATATTCGAACTTATTGAATATGTTAATAAGGAGCGTGCTATCGTTAATATGTACACTCCCGGCACTGAAATGACTCAAGAGGCTGCAAAAAAGCTGAAAGAAGCAGGACTATATAATCTTTTAATAAGCATCTATTCCACTGATCCTACAAAACACGATGAGGTCCGCAGGCTTGATGGTGCTTTTGATAAGGCTACTTCTGCTATTAAAATGGGACTTAAGGCAGGGTTGTTGGTTACAATGTGTACACATGTTTCTCCCAAGAACATTGATGACCTACCTACAATGTATGAAATGGCAGCTTCTTTGGGTGTGCATGAGTTCTCGTTATGGGAAAGCATTCCCAAGAAACCAGAAGACCCAATTCTTTCTGATCTACAGCGTAAATATATACTTGATTTTTATCAGCGTATCAATTCCACAAAAGGTGGACCCAGAATATTTGCAAATACGTATTTTGAAGGCCGTATGGTGGGGTGCATGGCAGGACAGCGCTGGATGCACTTGTGCGTTGAGGGTTCTGTAAAACCCTGTCCTTACATTCCATTCAGTTACGGCAACGTCCGTGAAGAATCTCTTAAGGATATCTGGAAAAAGATCCGGAAAAGTTCACATTACCGGGGAGAGCATTATAGTTGCAAGATGCATGAACCTGCATTTTTAGAACTAGTAAGGAACATTCCTCAGGGAGAGTCAGTACCATACGATTTCAGGCTGTTGGGAAAATAG
- a CDS encoding transposase: MKIHACVSCEGFPLTIQISSGKEHDRQHFIEVMEDIKVKTDGRPRTRPLEVLADAAYDDTEIRQYLRSRAIKSNIPINTRNSKRKKRGRPTRFDEETYYYRGTIERFFAWLKMGFRKLASRYERLNVVFKGLLDIACFLLCWKKV, encoded by the coding sequence ATAAAGATCCATGCATGTGTAAGTTGTGAAGGTTTTCCACTTACAATCCAAATATCTTCTGGAAAAGAGCACGATAGACAGCACTTCATTGAAGTTATGGAGGATATTAAGGTTAAGACCGATGGAAGACCAAGGACAAGACCTCTTGAAGTTCTGGCAGACGCTGCGTACGACGATACAGAAATCAGGCAGTACTTAAGGTCCAGAGCTATCAAAAGCAACATACCGATCAATACAAGGAACAGTAAAAGAAAGAAAAGAGGAAGACCTACTCGATTTGATGAAGAAACATATTATTACAGAGGAACTATAGAACGATTCTTTGCATGGTTGAAGATGGGATTTAGAAAATTAGCAAGTAGATATGAACGTCTTAATGTGGTTTTCAAAGGATTGTTAGATATTGCATGTTTCCTGTTGTGTTGGAAAAAGGTGTGA
- a CDS encoding CrcB family protein, translating into MLSSALLFVGIGGTIGSILRYLVSGAVPRSSLIPTGTLTVNFIGSLILSYLTFSGAHGGIVYFVNVGILGAFTTFSTFSYESFRLLEENESLYFILNITFNLFLCLAAVKAGQLLVNLI; encoded by the coding sequence ATGTTATCTTCTGCATTATTGTTTGTAGGTATCGGAGGTACTATAGGCTCAATTTTAAGATATCTTGTCTCTGGAGCAGTACCGAGATCATCGTTAATCCCCACGGGTACTCTAACCGTGAACTTCATCGGAAGTTTAATCCTTTCATATTTGACATTCTCAGGAGCTCATGGTGGAATTGTTTATTTTGTCAATGTTGGGATATTGGGTGCATTTACCACTTTTTCGACTTTTTCATATGAGAGCTTTCGCCTTCTTGAAGAGAATGAATCTCTATATTTTATCCTCAATATCACTTTTAATCTGTTCCTGTGCCTTGCAGCTGTAAAAGCTGGCCAGCTGCTGGTAAACTTAATCTAA
- a CDS encoding DUF190 domain-containing protein, whose amino-acid sequence MKHVILRIYLSEKDTHRGKAAYHAVLEFFKEAGIAGATVHHCIEGYGVDHIIHTANVLRLGADLPIIVQAVDTEDSIRAIVPQLRQMLPRELMILQEVEVIPPSQVKNS is encoded by the coding sequence ATGAAGCATGTGATCCTTAGGATATATCTGAGCGAAAAAGATACGCATCGGGGAAAGGCTGCTTATCATGCAGTACTCGAATTTTTTAAAGAGGCTGGCATTGCCGGAGCTACAGTGCACCATTGCATAGAAGGTTATGGTGTGGATCATATTATACACACGGCAAACGTTCTCAGACTTGGTGCCGACCTGCCTATTATAGTGCAGGCGGTAGATACAGAGGACAGCATTCGGGCAATAGTCCCACAACTGCGCCAAATGCTACCGCGAGAACTCATGATCCTGCAGGAAGTAGAAGTGATACCTCCTTCACAGGTCAAAAATAGTTAA